In Halarcobacter bivalviorum, a genomic segment contains:
- the hisG gene encoding ATP phosphoribosyltransferase, with protein sequence MLTIALPKGRIAQETLSKFEQAFDEEFIFEDRKLILEKAGFRFLNVRNQDVPTYVMHGAADLGVVGLDVLEEKEYDLIKLLDLQLGFCKVAFGLIKGQELDMTKSKITVATKHEKIAKRYFEEKAMAVDIIKLYGSIELAPLVNLADCIVDIVETGATMKQNGLEVGPTIMESSAHLIANKNSYYAKKDKIFDLKEKLEAVIQWD encoded by the coding sequence ATGCTAACAATTGCATTACCTAAAGGAAGAATTGCGCAAGAGACTCTTTCTAAGTTTGAACAAGCATTTGATGAAGAGTTCATTTTTGAAGATAGAAAACTTATTTTAGAAAAAGCTGGATTTAGATTTTTAAATGTAAGAAATCAAGATGTACCTACTTATGTAATGCATGGAGCAGCAGATTTAGGTGTAGTTGGACTTGATGTATTAGAAGAAAAAGAGTATGACTTAATTAAACTACTTGACTTACAACTAGGCTTTTGTAAAGTTGCTTTTGGACTTATCAAAGGACAAGAACTTGATATGACAAAAAGTAAAATTACTGTTGCTACAAAACATGAAAAAATTGCAAAAAGATATTTTGAAGAAAAAGCAATGGCAGTCGATATTATTAAACTTTATGGTTCTATAGAATTAGCTCCATTAGTAAATCTTGCTGATTGTATCGTTGATATTGTAGAAACTGGTGCAACAATGAAGCAAAATGGGTTAGAAGTAGGGCCTACAATTATGGAAAGTTCTGCTCACTTAATTGCAAACAAAAACTCTTATTATGCAAAAAAAGATAAGATTTTTGATTTAAAAGAGAAGTTAGAAGCTGTTATTCAATGGGATTAA
- a CDS encoding type III pantothenate kinase — MILCDIGNTTFHFNINGEEQRYLVNSEIPDFKERIYYISVNENATAKLKHKNDDIIDLEPYLEFKTKYVGMGLDRKIACCFLEDTILVDAGSAITVDIMKKKKHKGGFILPGLKAFRDIYPQISHKLDVDLNTKVNLDKIPLCTKDAISYAILKSIIEPIKKVSKKKQITFTGGDGEFLSKFFDNSIYKKDIIFENMRRIIDANNCIT; from the coding sequence TTGATTTTATGTGATATTGGTAATACAACTTTTCATTTTAATATCAATGGAGAAGAACAAAGATATTTAGTAAACTCAGAAATACCAGATTTTAAGGAGAGAATCTATTATATCTCTGTAAATGAAAATGCAACTGCAAAATTAAAACACAAAAATGATGATATTATAGACTTAGAACCATATTTAGAGTTTAAGACAAAATACGTGGGGATGGGATTAGATAGAAAAATTGCTTGTTGTTTTTTAGAAGATACAATTTTAGTAGATGCAGGAAGTGCTATAACAGTTGATATTATGAAAAAGAAAAAACATAAAGGTGGTTTTATACTTCCTGGGCTTAAAGCTTTTAGAGATATTTACCCTCAAATTTCACATAAACTAGATGTTGATTTAAATACAAAGGTAAATTTAGATAAAATCCCCCTTTGTACTAAAGATGCAATCTCTTATGCTATATTAAAATCAATTATAGAACCAATTAAAAAAGTAAGTAAAAAGAAGCAGATTACTTTTACTGGTGGAGATGGGGAATTTTTAAGTAAATTCTTTGACAATAGCATCTATAAAAAAGATATAATTTTTGAAAATATGAGAAGGATAATTGATGCTAACAATTGCATTACCTAA
- a CDS encoding transporter substrate-binding domain-containing protein, whose protein sequence is MLKLKTFIIFLFFVSFLYAKPFKKTFTVSYDPNYAPFSYLENQEPQGLLIDYWKLWAEKNNYEIKFINGKLWDNSIQLLKEGKVDFFLGTEVYKDWMHGSKVFYKRRTALFTHKQTSKDFTKNASYIIGIIGKDYEQVIKENFPNSEIIIYKDYDKAINNLISKKIDLLYDDKIAIEFYTLQTRHFHEIKSIELFSKISETSAIALNQKLIDIFNKGFNKLTPEELYDIESKWIINDKFKYYNRIKEFTLNEEEKEFIRKNEFRLSISEDWKPFSFKSSSNIPIGISTEVWELLSKKLNLKTKYTFFKTFTGQLKSIEDKKQDIIFSTGKTIDRERYSIFTKPYISFPISIVTLKDENFIENIEQIKNKKIAVGRNFTAHKLLKEKYPKLDFLLVPNIKKGLQAVENKQAYAYIDIKPNLTYNIGKLDFENLKISGNTGLNFNLTIMIRDDYQLLQSALNKAIDNLDEQEIQNIINKWENIQFENHFDYEMIWIVLSIIILIITILVYLNQLTIKRNKILKEKVEERTKELKKLNESLERKVEEKTKELKKANYLLDEAQKIAHLGSFQYDIKKDELFWSNEHFKIFELSAEEVKPSVELFLSYVHEEDKKLIKNHIKKLFSFRSKLINEFRIVLKNNTIKYLQISSKITKVDEKSDPVLIVGTVLDITKIKKLEQEKRERDTILAQQSKMAAMGEMLENIAHQWRQPLSVISTASTGMQLTLEIENKISKELVLDNIKTINEHAQYLSKTIDDFRNFFNPNKEKTTFKIDSCINKSLYLITSKINSSKIELIKEMEDTTISTLESELTQVLLNIFNNAIDALNQKKIENKLIFIEAKKQDDKIFISIKDNAGGVPKEIKNRIFEPYFTTKHKSQGTGIGLYMSSQIITKHLNGSIKLENEEFTFNNKIYKGANFKIIFPLVT, encoded by the coding sequence ATGTTAAAACTAAAGACTTTTATAATTTTTTTATTTTTTGTTAGCTTTTTATATGCAAAACCATTTAAAAAAACTTTCACTGTTTCTTATGACCCTAATTATGCACCTTTTTCTTATTTAGAAAATCAAGAACCTCAAGGTCTTTTGATTGATTATTGGAAACTTTGGGCAGAAAAAAACAACTATGAAATCAAATTTATAAATGGAAAACTTTGGGATAATTCAATTCAACTTTTAAAAGAAGGGAAAGTAGATTTTTTCCTTGGAACTGAAGTTTATAAAGATTGGATGCATGGCTCAAAAGTTTTTTATAAAAGAAGAACTGCTTTATTTACTCACAAACAAACAAGTAAAGATTTTACTAAAAATGCTTCTTATATTATAGGTATCATAGGAAAAGATTACGAACAAGTTATAAAAGAGAACTTCCCTAATTCTGAGATTATAATTTACAAAGACTACGATAAGGCTATTAATAATCTTATATCAAAAAAAATCGACCTTCTTTATGATGACAAAATTGCTATTGAATTTTATACTCTTCAAACTAGACATTTCCATGAAATAAAATCAATTGAACTCTTTTCAAAAATATCTGAAACAAGTGCTATTGCCTTAAATCAGAAATTAATTGATATTTTCAATAAAGGTTTTAATAAACTAACACCTGAAGAACTTTATGATATAGAGAGTAAATGGATTATCAATGATAAGTTTAAATATTATAATAGAATAAAAGAGTTTACTTTAAATGAAGAAGAAAAAGAGTTCATTAGAAAAAACGAGTTTAGACTCTCTATTTCAGAGGATTGGAAACCTTTCTCTTTTAAATCTTCTTCAAATATACCAATTGGTATTTCAACTGAAGTTTGGGAACTATTAAGTAAGAAACTAAACCTAAAAACTAAATATACTTTTTTTAAAACCTTTACAGGACAATTAAAAAGCATAGAAGATAAAAAACAAGATATTATTTTTAGTACGGGAAAAACAATAGATAGAGAAAGATATTCAATTTTCACAAAACCATATATCTCTTTTCCTATTTCGATAGTTACTTTAAAAGATGAAAACTTTATTGAAAATATAGAACAAATCAAAAATAAAAAAATTGCGGTAGGAAGAAACTTTACTGCACATAAATTATTAAAAGAAAAATATCCAAAACTAGATTTCTTATTAGTTCCAAATATAAAAAAAGGTCTTCAAGCAGTTGAAAATAAACAAGCTTATGCATATATTGATATAAAACCAAATTTAACATACAATATAGGTAAACTTGACTTTGAAAATTTAAAAATATCTGGAAATACAGGGCTAAATTTCAATTTAACCATAATGATTAGAGATGATTATCAACTTTTACAAAGTGCTTTAAATAAAGCTATAGATAATCTAGATGAGCAAGAGATACAAAATATAATAAACAAATGGGAAAATATACAGTTTGAAAATCATTTTGATTATGAAATGATATGGATTGTCCTTTCTATAATTATTTTAATAATAACTATTCTTGTTTATTTAAATCAGCTAACTATCAAAAGAAATAAAATTTTAAAAGAAAAAGTTGAAGAGAGAACAAAAGAGTTAAAAAAACTAAATGAATCTTTAGAAAGAAAAGTTGAGGAGAAAACAAAAGAACTAAAAAAAGCAAACTACCTTTTAGATGAAGCACAAAAAATTGCACATCTAGGAAGTTTTCAATATGATATAAAAAAAGATGAACTTTTTTGGAGTAATGAACACTTTAAAATCTTTGAACTATCAGCGGAAGAAGTTAAACCTTCAGTTGAGCTATTTTTATCTTATGTACACGAAGAAGATAAAAAACTTATAAAAAACCATATCAAAAAACTCTTCTCTTTTAGAAGTAAACTAATAAATGAATTTAGAATAGTTCTAAAAAACAATACTATTAAATATCTGCAAATAAGTTCTAAGATTACGAAGGTTGATGAAAAAAGTGACCCTGTTTTAATAGTTGGAACAGTTTTAGATATTACAAAAATCAAAAAACTAGAGCAAGAAAAAAGAGAAAGAGATACTATTTTAGCTCAACAATCAAAAATGGCTGCAATGGGAGAGATGTTAGAAAATATTGCTCACCAATGGAGACAGCCTTTATCTGTAATCTCTACTGCTTCTACAGGAATGCAACTAACCTTAGAAATAGAAAATAAAATCTCTAAAGAGTTGGTCTTAGATAATATAAAAACAATAAATGAACATGCTCAATATTTATCAAAAACAATTGATGATTTTAGAAACTTTTTTAATCCAAATAAAGAGAAAACAACTTTTAAAATAGACTCTTGTATAAATAAATCACTCTATCTTATTACATCAAAAATAAACTCTTCAAAAATTGAACTAATAAAAGAGATGGAAGATACAACTATCTCTACTTTAGAGAGTGAATTAACACAAGTTCTATTAAATATTTTTAATAATGCAATAGATGCTTTAAATCAAAAAAAGATTGAAAATAAACTAATTTTTATAGAAGCAAAAAAACAAGATGACAAGATTTTTATTAGTATAAAAGATAATGCAGGAGGCGTTCCAAAAGAGATAAAAAATAGAATTTTTGAACCTTACTTTACAACAAAACATAAATCACAAGGTACAGGTATAGGATTATACATGTCTTCACAAATTATTACAAAACATTTAAATGGTTCAATAAAACTTGAAAATGAAGAATTTACATTTAACAATAAAATATATAAAGGTGCAAATTTTAAAATCATATTTCCTCTTGTTACATAA
- the gshB gene encoding glutathione synthase, whose amino-acid sequence MHVAFIIEHWNNIEPTKSTTLAIIKECMQRGHKVSVLYTNDLTVRNNIVHGFAKSLKYEGKIPESVVSFYKKCEYQIKLTALHAFDCIMIRKDPPISPIVFNFLDSVKDETIIINDVDGIRKANNKLYTTTFHDPGNTYLPKTHVSGSKKYIKKIIEDSEEEKMILKPLDGSGGRGVIVLEKNAKSNINSLLDFYIDNSGENYVILQEYISGAENGDVRVMMLNGKAIGAYHRKPAEGEVRANIQTGGSAHKYTLTESQKRICSKIGKKLLSDGIYFAGLDMIGDKILEVNVLNPGGITNINKLSKLKLHKNVVDFLEEKVHEKVEKRAELEYLLKRLSELRE is encoded by the coding sequence ATGCATGTTGCGTTTATCATTGAACATTGGAACAATATAGAGCCAACAAAAAGTACTACACTTGCTATTATTAAAGAGTGTATGCAAAGAGGACATAAAGTTTCTGTTTTATATACAAATGATTTAACAGTAAGAAATAATATTGTTCATGGTTTCGCTAAATCACTGAAATATGAAGGAAAGATTCCAGAATCTGTAGTCTCTTTTTATAAAAAATGTGAATATCAAATTAAATTAACTGCTTTACACGCTTTTGATTGTATTATGATTAGAAAAGACCCTCCTATTTCTCCTATTGTTTTTAACTTCTTAGATTCAGTAAAAGATGAAACAATTATTATTAATGATGTAGATGGAATTAGAAAAGCAAATAATAAATTATATACTACAACATTTCATGACCCAGGTAATACATATTTACCAAAAACACATGTTTCAGGAAGTAAGAAATATATTAAAAAAATTATTGAAGACTCAGAAGAAGAGAAGATGATTCTAAAACCTCTTGATGGTTCAGGAGGAAGAGGAGTTATCGTTTTAGAAAAAAATGCAAAATCAAATATCAACTCTCTTTTAGATTTTTATATTGATAACTCTGGAGAAAACTATGTAATTTTACAAGAGTATATTTCAGGTGCAGAAAATGGGGATGTAAGAGTTATGATGCTAAATGGTAAAGCAATTGGAGCTTATCATAGAAAACCAGCAGAAGGAGAAGTTAGAGCAAATATCCAAACTGGAGGATCTGCACATAAATATACACTTACAGAATCACAAAAAAGAATTTGTAGTAAAATAGGTAAAAAACTTCTTTCTGATGGAATTTATTTTGCAGGTCTAGATATGATTGGAGATAAAATATTAGAAGTAAATGTTTTAAATCCAGGTGGAATTACAAATATCAATAAACTTTCAAAACTAAAATTACATAAAAATGTAGTTGATTTCTTAGAAGAAAAAGTTCATGAGAAAGTTGAAAAAAGAGCTGAGTTAGAATATCTTCTAAAAAGACTTAGTGAGTTAAGAGAGTAA
- a CDS encoding SdiA-regulated domain-containing protein, producing the protein MKYSFFLLILFFSFQTLIAKEKVIAKIPEASGIVYSENSNTLFVVNDEGTIYELSLKGEIKREYKLGTYDLEAITIDEEKNLLLIANEEKDELLVVDIKDFTILNKIKIKGTYQGNKIIKKGKDGIEGLTLYKNKIYASNQSNKPYPKEDSSVIVILDYKMKKKLEIVDIIDHKYKDIAGLTFYKDYLYLISDDANLLIKYDITSKKVVKEYKLSKKYAQEGITFDKKGRLYIADDNGQILKLKINE; encoded by the coding sequence ATGAAATACTCTTTTTTTCTACTAATTCTTTTTTTCTCTTTTCAAACTTTAATTGCTAAAGAGAAAGTAATAGCAAAAATTCCCGAAGCTTCAGGAATTGTATATAGCGAAAACTCAAATACTCTTTTTGTGGTAAATGATGAAGGTACAATCTATGAATTAAGTTTAAAAGGTGAAATAAAAAGAGAGTATAAACTTGGTACTTATGATTTAGAAGCTATTACAATAGATGAAGAAAAAAATCTTCTTCTTATTGCAAATGAAGAAAAAGATGAACTTTTAGTTGTAGATATTAAAGATTTTACTATTTTAAATAAAATAAAAATAAAAGGTACTTATCAAGGAAATAAGATAATTAAAAAAGGTAAAGATGGAATAGAAGGTCTGACTTTATATAAAAACAAAATATATGCCTCAAATCAATCAAATAAGCCTTATCCTAAAGAAGATTCTTCAGTTATTGTAATCTTAGATTATAAAATGAAAAAAAAACTTGAGATAGTTGATATTATAGACCACAAATATAAAGATATTGCAGGACTTACTTTTTATAAAGATTATCTGTATTTAATAAGCGATGATGCTAATTTGTTAATAAAATATGATATAACTTCAAAAAAAGTTGTAAAAGAGTATAAATTATCAAAAAAATATGCCCAAGAGGGAATAACTTTTGATAAAAAAGGTAGGCTTTATATAGCCGATGATAATGGACAAATTTTAAAGTTAAAAATAAATGAATAA
- a CDS encoding threonine/serine ThrE exporter family protein yields the protein MNNLNYEEQTKVTRAIIKAAVLMLEFGAESKLIEETAQRLGSALGVDSVEVSLIPSAIVLSTLSNNQTQSVTTTRRAHHKPINMSIVCDVQKMCIDVEKYKKDVDYVFETIKNIQPNQYNRWLVVFMVGLSCASFAYLYGADLNGFLITFLASSVAMYVRHELAIRKYVLIISFGITAFIATLIASISQIYNLSATPNVVMTASVILLAPGFPFVNSVLDAVKGYLSMGWGRWMQALLLSVATSIGIILAFALLSMKGW from the coding sequence ATGAATAACCTTAATTATGAAGAACAAACAAAAGTAACAAGAGCGATAATTAAAGCAGCCGTTTTAATGCTTGAGTTTGGAGCAGAAAGTAAACTTATAGAGGAAACAGCTCAAAGACTTGGTTCTGCTTTAGGTGTAGATTCCGTAGAAGTCTCTTTAATCCCTTCTGCAATCGTACTAAGTACGCTTAGTAATAATCAAACACAATCAGTTACTACAACAAGAAGAGCACACCATAAACCTATAAATATGTCAATAGTTTGTGATGTTCAAAAGATGTGCATTGATGTTGAAAAATATAAAAAAGATGTTGATTATGTTTTTGAAACTATAAAAAATATTCAACCAAACCAATATAATAGATGGCTAGTTGTTTTTATGGTTGGACTTTCATGTGCTTCATTTGCATATCTTTATGGAGCAGATTTAAATGGTTTTCTTATAACCTTTCTTGCTTCAAGTGTTGCGATGTATGTAAGACATGAACTTGCTATTAGAAAATATGTACTTATTATTAGTTTTGGAATTACAGCTTTTATTGCAACTTTGATAGCTAGCATTTCTCAAATATATAATTTAAGTGCTACCCCAAATGTTGTTATGACTGCAAGTGTTATCTTATTGGCTCCTGGATTTCCTTTTGTAAACTCTGTTTTAGATGCAGTAAAAGGTTATCTCTCTATGGGTTGGGGTCGTTGGATGCAAGCACTTTTGCTTAGTGTTGCTACGTCTATTGGTATTATTTTAGCTTTTGCTTTATTAAGTATGAAAGGTTGGTAA
- a CDS encoding threonine/serine exporter family protein, translated as MEILTQYLINALFSAIPAVGFAMVFNVPRSALIFCAFGGAIGYSTRFALMEFNVPIELATFLASTLVGIVALYWSRKYIVPRPVYTIASIIPLLPGTYAFTAIINLLQMNAQGVSPELITMFIDNGLKAVIILSAIGFGLALPSLFLMRYNRPII; from the coding sequence ATGGAAATTTTAACTCAATACTTAATAAATGCCCTATTTTCTGCTATTCCAGCAGTTGGTTTTGCGATGGTTTTTAATGTTCCAAGAAGTGCTTTAATTTTTTGTGCTTTTGGTGGAGCAATTGGATATTCAACAAGGTTTGCTTTAATGGAGTTTAATGTTCCAATAGAGCTTGCTACTTTTTTAGCTTCTACTTTAGTTGGAATAGTTGCACTTTATTGGTCAAGAAAATATATAGTTCCTAGACCTGTTTATACAATTGCTTCTATTATTCCTTTACTTCCAGGAACATATGCTTTTACAGCTATTATAAATCTTCTTCAAATGAATGCACAAGGTGTTTCACCTGAACTTATTACTATGTTTATAGATAATGGTTTAAAAGCAGTAATTATCCTAAGTGCAATTGGTTTTGGATTAGCTCTACCCTCTTTATTTTTAATGAGATATAATAGACCTATTATCTAA
- a CDS encoding ATP-binding protein: MIDWQNTYASIYRARKERLKPVIYLDKISLVDLVGIEKQKEAIIENTKRFLEDLPSNNVLLWGARGTGKSSLIKALLNEYKDEGLRVIEMDRDDLDDLIEISDQIREEPYKFIIFCDDLSFEEGEKGYKGLKRILEGSIEAPASNIKIYATSNRRHLITEYQRDNIGTVVSNNGEIHYSDSVEEKISLSDRFGLWLSFYHGTQNDYLKVIDSYFKEYQGDKENLHKLALQFSQSRACKSARTAKQFYNTFYKKV; the protein is encoded by the coding sequence ATGATAGATTGGCAGAACACTTATGCAAGTATTTACCGTGCAAGAAAAGAGAGACTTAAACCAGTTATTTACTTAGATAAAATATCTTTAGTTGATTTAGTAGGTATAGAAAAACAAAAAGAGGCAATAATTGAAAACACAAAAAGATTTTTAGAAGATTTACCTTCAAACAATGTACTTCTTTGGGGTGCAAGAGGTACTGGAAAATCCTCTTTAATAAAAGCACTACTAAACGAATATAAAGATGAAGGCTTAAGAGTTATTGAGATGGATAGAGATGATTTAGATGATTTAATTGAAATCTCTGACCAAATAAGAGAAGAGCCTTATAAGTTTATAATCTTTTGTGATGATTTATCTTTTGAAGAAGGAGAAAAGGGTTATAAAGGACTAAAAAGAATTTTAGAAGGTTCAATTGAAGCTCCTGCAAGTAATATTAAAATCTATGCTACTTCTAATAGACGACACCTTATAACAGAATATCAAAGGGATAATATAGGAACAGTAGTTTCAAATAATGGAGAGATACATTATTCTGATAGTGTTGAAGAAAAAATCTCTTTAAGTGATAGATTTGGGTTATGGTTATCTTTTTATCATGGAACTCAAAATGATTATTTAAAAGTTATAGATAGCTATTTTAAAGAGTATCAAGGAGATAAAGAGAATTTACATAAGTTAGCCCTACAATTTTCTCAAAGTAGAGCCTGTAAAAGTGCAAGAACAGCAAAACAGTTCTATAACACTTTTTACAAAAAAGTTTAG
- a CDS encoding SDR family oxidoreductase yields the protein MRAIVTGYSSGIGQAIAKILEENSYEVIRLNSRLNDKKALEKEVKQELKKAEIDLLINCAGVGVFKPHEEISLDKIQELIDVNLTAPIVLTNLCLRSLKKTKGHIINISSIEATRHSKFSALYTATKAGLRNFSLALFEELRRSDVRVTNINPDLTKTNFFEEFNFEPSNNKNAHLNPDNIAKQVLEIVQFDGVITDITLRPQRLEIKKK from the coding sequence ATGCGTGCGATAGTTACAGGCTATAGTTCTGGAATAGGGCAAGCAATAGCAAAAATTCTAGAAGAGAACTCTTATGAAGTTATTAGGTTAAATAGTCGATTAAATGATAAAAAAGCCTTAGAAAAAGAAGTAAAACAAGAGCTTAAAAAAGCTGAGATAGATTTACTTATAAATTGTGCGGGAGTAGGTGTTTTTAAACCCCATGAAGAGATTAGCTTAGATAAAATTCAGGAACTTATTGATGTAAATTTAACTGCTCCTATTGTTTTAACAAATCTTTGTCTTAGAAGTTTAAAAAAAACAAAAGGGCATATTATAAATATCTCTTCAATAGAAGCAACAAGACACTCAAAGTTTTCAGCACTTTATACTGCTACAAAAGCAGGACTAAGAAACTTTTCTCTTGCTCTTTTTGAGGAGTTAAGACGTTCTGATGTAAGAGTTACAAATATAAATCCAGACCTTACAAAAACAAATTTTTTTGAAGAGTTTAATTTTGAACCTTCAAATAACAAAAATGCACATTTAAATCCAGATAATATAGCTAAACAAGTACTTGAAATAGTACAATTTGATGGCGTGATTACTGATATAACTTTAAGACCACAAAGACTTGAAATAAAAAAGAAATAA
- a CDS encoding DedA family protein translates to MLEPIINYIVDTVGALGYIGIFLMMFLESSFFPFPSEVVMIPAGYLVYKGEMNMFMAIFAGIAGSLAGALFNYFLAIKYGRAFLIKYGKYFFISEDTIAKVEGFFKEHGHISTFSGRLIPAVRQYISFPAGLAKMNLITFSIYTTLGAGIWVVILTMLGYFIGGNEALIKEYLRYIIIAILIGLVAMGYWYYKRKKSCVR, encoded by the coding sequence TTGTTAGAACCTATTATAAATTATATTGTTGATACTGTTGGTGCTTTAGGATATATTGGAATATTTTTAATGATGTTTTTAGAAAGCTCTTTTTTCCCTTTTCCAAGTGAAGTAGTTATGATTCCAGCAGGATATTTAGTTTATAAAGGTGAGATGAATATGTTTATGGCTATTTTTGCAGGTATTGCAGGAAGTCTAGCGGGAGCACTTTTTAACTACTTTTTAGCTATTAAATATGGAAGAGCCTTTTTAATAAAATATGGAAAATATTTTTTTATTAGTGAAGATACAATTGCAAAAGTAGAAGGTTTCTTTAAAGAGCATGGACATATCTCTACTTTTTCAGGAAGACTTATTCCTGCTGTAAGACAATATATCTCTTTTCCTGCTGGTTTAGCAAAAATGAATTTAATTACTTTTTCTATTTATACAACTTTAGGTGCAGGAATTTGGGTAGTTATTCTAACAATGTTAGGATATTTTATTGGTGGAAATGAAGCTTTAATAAAAGAGTATCTAAGATATATCATAATTGCAATTCTTATAGGGCTTGTAGCTATGGGATATTGGTATTATAAAAGAAAAAAATCATGCGTGCGATAG